In Leishmania infantum JPCM5 genome chromosome 9, the following proteins share a genomic window:
- a CDS encoding MRP2, gBP25 gives MLHRVPTLWALRQRAGVTAMAVFGGLSANTGQFACQASPLQQARWASSDAAAPTSNNAQRNNGRNSNVQSQRGRRDAMPPAFDIVHWNDEDITAGHLLRVVHRDGFIVLDYHRQRCVTAELREDGSRAPNPNRAERVVTVTLPPVYVARFLGVLEGRMSKLEVQSRFTNASFSPNAAKGKHHYTLRCTSMKPTTGQIQTVDGADVHEETVEWTVEFDAAESLMLHRFLTQALHYNTGFSRKV, from the coding sequence ATGCTTCATCGTGTCCCCACTCTGTGGGCGCTGCGTCAACGCGCGGGCGTCACTGCCATGGCCGTCTTCGGCGGTCTCTCTGCCAACACGGGTCAGTTTGCGTGCCAGGCATCCCCTCTGCAGCAGGCACGCTGGGCCTCCTcggatgcagcggcacccaCAAGCAACAACGCGCAGCGCAACAACGGTAGAAATAGCAATGTGCAGAGTcagcgagggcggcgcgacGCGATGCCACCGGCCTTCGACATTGTGCACTGGAACGACGAGGACATCACTGCAggccacctgctgcgcgtggTGCACCGCGACGGCTTCATCGTTCTGGACTACCACCGGCAGCGTTGTGTCACCGCCGAACTTCGTGAAGATGGCAGTCGCGCGCCGAACCCGAACCGCGCCGAGAGGGTGGTGACAGTGACTCTGCCGCCCGTGTACGTGGCGCGCTTCCTCGGGGTGCTGGAGGGGCGCATGAGCAAGCTGGAGGTGCAGTCGCGCTTCACGAATGCCTCTTTTTCGCCGAATGCAGCGAAGGGAAAGCACCACTACACTCTGCGCTGCACGTCCATGAAGCCGACCACTGGCCAGATCCAGACGGtggacggcgccgacgtacATGAGGAAACTGTGGAGTGGACAGTGGAGTTCGACGCGGCGGAGTCGCTGATGCTGCACCGCTTTCTCACGCAGGCCCTTCATTATAACACTGGTTTTTCCCGAAAAGTGTAG
- a CDS encoding mitochondrial import inner membrane translocase subunit tim17, with protein sequence MTSILDPRQPIEPLQRAMMVAKDSTLATAMLNVFGGYIMGFGFSLFGSMISAETSTQAMGTADFFRHSLRSAHRLGGSFAFFGFLFGGIEVALEKRRGRKDQWNPTIAGAIIGGGYGWRSYKHPGLAAGIVGGAAFSLVFEKMLDAMGMAQH encoded by the coding sequence ATGACATCCATCTTGGACCCCAGGCAGCCCATCGAGCCCCTCCAGCGGGCGATGATGGTGGCCAAGGACAGCACACTGGCTACAGCAATGTTGAACGTCTTTGGTGGCTACATCATGGGCTTCGGCTTCTCGCTCTTCGGCTCCATGATCTCGGCCGAGACAAGCACGCAGGCGATGGGAACGGCAGACTTCTTCCGCCACAGCCTGCGCAGCGCtcaccgcctcggcggcagcttcgccttcttcggcTTCTTGTTCGGCGGCATTGAGGTGGCTTTAGAgaagcgccgcggccgcaaGGACCAATGGAATCCAACGATTGCCGGCGCTATCATTGGTGGCGGGTATGGGTGGCGCTCCTACAAGCACCCCGGTCTGGCGGCCGGCATCGTGGGCGGTGCGGCCTTCTCTCTGGTTTTCGAGAAGATGCTGGATGCCATGGGCATGGCTCAGCACTAA